The Impatiens glandulifera chromosome 8, dImpGla2.1, whole genome shotgun sequence genome includes a window with the following:
- the LOC124912732 gene encoding agamous-like MADS-box protein AGL62: MENVPSNSRANKRSKGRQRIPTDRRREREEDRQVTFSKRRSGLYKKISELSIVCAIDFIVMILSPSGKLFSFSSPNMELIAMKLLNNKKLNSNMDTNCLMEASFRENLARLTSQLVEVENLLDQEKEREKKIEKMVKARKMKSIIDTPVSDLSEGDAQMLEDWLKKIQNDLHARMNQLNGN, translated from the coding sequence ATGGAAAACGTCCCTAGCAACTCTAGAGCAAACAAGCGTTCAAAAGGCCGTCAAAGAATTCCCACGGACCGACGTCGGGAAAGGGAAGAAGATCGACAAGTCACTTTTTCCAAACGCCGTAGTGGATTGTACAAAAAGATCAGTGAATTGAGTATCGTTTGTGCTATCGATTTTATTGTCATGATCTTATCTCCATCCGGGAagcttttctctttttcttctccgAACATGGAATTGATTGCAATGAAACTACTCAATAACAAGAAACTCAATAGTAACATGGATACCAATTGTCTTATGGAGGCGTCCTTTAGAGAAAATTTGGCTAGACTAACAAGCCAACTTGTTGAGGTAGAGAATCTTTTGGATCaggagaaagaaagagagaaaaaaatagaaaaaatggtTAAAGCACGTAAAATGAAATCGATTATTGATACTCCTGTTTCGGATCTCAGCGAGGGTGATGCTCAAATGTTAGAGGATTGGCttaagaaaattcaaaatgatttGCATGCAAGGATGAACCAACTTAATGGAAACTAA